One genomic window of Dama dama isolate Ldn47 chromosome 7, ASM3311817v1, whole genome shotgun sequence includes the following:
- the SNRNP48 gene encoding U11/U12 small nuclear ribonucleoprotein 48 kDa protein, translating into MEADPPPMEERRRLREELSEFVESCRRTLEEMTASLGWSLDRLEPGEEAAAAEDEVAICPYDSNHHMPKSSLAKHMVSCRLRKLGYTKEEEDKMYNSDFFYENANIPSITLNKDSQFQIIKQARAAVGNDGDYYNQRVYSSLPVEVPLNHKRFVCDLTQADRLALYDFVVEETKKKRSDSQIIENDSDLFVDLAAKVNQDNSRKSPKSYLEILAEVRDYKRRRQSYRAKNVHITKKSYTEVIRDVISVHMEELSSHWQEEQEKDADGVDRSEERRSASVDSRQSGGSHVDGECSWRRRDRSRSPHKRKRNKDKDRSWDSRRRKERDGERHHSHKRRKQKM; encoded by the exons ATGGAGGCCGATCCTCCCCCGATGGAGGAGCGCAGGCGGCTGCGGGAGGAGCTGAGCGAGTTCGTGGAGAGCTGCCGCCGGACGCTGGAGGAGATGACGGCGTCGCTGGGCTGGAGCCTTGACCGTCTGGAGCCgggggaggaggcggcggcggctgaG GATGAAGTTGCGATATGCCCGTATGATTCCAATCACCACATGCCTAAGTCGTCTTTAGCAAAGCACATGGTGTCTTGTAGATTGAGGAAACTGGGCTACACCAAAGAGGAAGAG gATAAAATGTATAATTCTGACTTTTTCTATGAGAATGCGAACATACCTTCAATTACTTTGA ATAAGGACTCACAGTTCCAGATAATTAAACAAGCTAGAGCTGCAGTTGGAAATGATGGTGATTATTATAATCAAA GGGTGTATTCTTCATTGCCTGTTGAAGTTCCCCTGAATCACAAACGGTTTGTTTGTGATCTGACTCAAGCCGATCGTCTTGCCCTCTATGATTTTGTAGTcgaggaaacaaagaaaaaacgcTCAGATTCTCAAATTATCGAAAACGACAGTGATCTCTTTGTAGACTTGGCTGCCAAAGTCAATCAAG aTAATAGTCGAAAAAGTCCAAAATCTTACCTTGAAATCCTGGCAGAAGTGAGAGATTACAAAAGAAGACGCCAGTCCTATAGAGCTAAGAATGTTCACATAACCAAGAAGTCATACACTGAG GTGATCCGGGATGTGATCAGCGTGCACATGGAGGAGCTGAGCAGCCActggcaggaggagcaggagaaggaCGCGGACGGGGTGGACAG GAGCGAAGAAAGACGATCGGCTTCAGTGGACTCAAGGCAGTCTGGGGGGAGCCATGTGGACGGGGAGTGTTCATGGCGTAGACGGGACCGAAGTCGGAGCCCACACAAACggaaaagaaataaggacaagGATAGAAGCTGGGActccaggagaaggaaggagag GGATGGGGAAAGACATCACAGtcataaaagaagaaagcaaaaaatgtAA